A DNA window from Stutzerimonas stutzeri contains the following coding sequences:
- a CDS encoding DUF4124 domain-containing protein: MRALLLTAMLLPALASAQIYRWTDGDGRVHFGQRPPAGAEQVDVRPQVVERDEQTREREARSERFFDARRQEKQAAREQAGQLHAAREQECQALRRQLSQLQLGGRFFRNDAAGERVYYSESEVEAARQRLAARIGQECN; this comes from the coding sequence ATGCGAGCGTTGCTTCTGACTGCCATGCTGCTGCCAGCGCTGGCATCCGCGCAGATCTACCGCTGGACTGACGGTGATGGACGCGTGCATTTTGGCCAGCGCCCACCGGCTGGAGCCGAGCAGGTTGATGTACGGCCGCAAGTGGTCGAGCGAGACGAGCAGACCCGCGAGCGCGAGGCGCGCAGCGAACGTTTCTTCGACGCCCGACGGCAGGAAAAGCAGGCGGCGCGCGAGCAGGCTGGCCAGCTTCATGCCGCCCGGGAGCAGGAATGCCAGGCCCTTCGCAGGCAGTTGTCACAACTGCAGCTTGGCGGACGCTTTTTTCGTAACGATGCGGCGGGCGAGCGCGTCTACTACAGTGAAAGTGAAGTAGAGGCGGCTCGACAGCGCCTGGCAGCGCGTATCGGCCAGGAATGCAACTGA
- a CDS encoding DUF4350 domain-containing protein yields MNRLHTRLLAFVAILLLGLLIIWLSGHLQPYEDVVEHGAAPQARSNDYLAAELFLRDLGLQVSHHEGIAGLETLPTSGQTLLLLGDRRNMTPRQTGRLLDWAAAGGHLVVVAERLWDEKAGKSGDLLLDQLNLQQYSTKDLDEDTQTPQPSKTEQHPQLTKLYLENESAPAYLAFDTDFHLYDADNRAHAWANSAGATHMLQLQHGDGLVTALTDSWIWQNRNIDEYDHAWLLWYLAQDSEVTLVHRSEHDSLLAQLRRHFPELLTALGLLTLFALWHAGQRFGPLQSPASPARRQLQEHLRGSADFLLRHGREQSLLQRLQHDIQRRAKHRHPGFDELPLSGQLILLSQLSSLPPASIEQAMRPVSQQRLSATEFTRQVAYLQTLRNAL; encoded by the coding sequence ATGAACCGCCTCCACACGCGCCTTCTGGCCTTCGTCGCGATCCTGCTGCTCGGCCTGCTGATCATCTGGCTGAGCGGCCACCTGCAGCCGTATGAGGATGTCGTCGAACACGGCGCTGCACCGCAGGCGCGAAGCAACGACTATCTGGCCGCCGAGCTGTTTCTGCGCGACCTTGGCCTGCAGGTCAGCCACCACGAAGGCATCGCCGGGCTGGAGACGCTGCCGACCAGCGGCCAGACGCTGCTATTGCTCGGTGACCGCCGCAACATGACGCCTCGGCAGACCGGGCGCCTGCTGGATTGGGCCGCCGCCGGCGGGCATCTGGTCGTCGTTGCAGAGCGGCTGTGGGATGAGAAAGCAGGCAAAAGCGGCGACCTGCTGCTCGATCAACTCAACCTGCAGCAGTACTCAACCAAGGATCTGGATGAAGACACCCAGACGCCACAGCCATCCAAGACAGAACAGCATCCGCAGTTGACCAAGCTGTATCTGGAGAATGAAAGCGCGCCGGCCTATCTCGCCTTCGATACGGATTTCCATCTCTACGACGCCGACAACCGCGCCCACGCCTGGGCCAACAGCGCGGGCGCGACGCACATGCTGCAACTGCAGCACGGTGACGGGTTGGTCACCGCGCTGACCGACAGCTGGATCTGGCAGAACCGCAATATCGACGAATACGACCATGCCTGGCTGCTCTGGTACCTGGCTCAGGACAGCGAAGTCACCCTGGTGCACCGCAGCGAACATGACAGTCTGTTGGCGCAACTGCGCCGCCACTTCCCGGAGTTGCTCACCGCGCTGGGTCTGCTCACGCTGTTTGCACTCTGGCATGCCGGGCAGCGCTTCGGCCCGCTGCAGTCTCCGGCCAGCCCGGCGCGTCGCCAGCTGCAAGAGCATCTGCGCGGATCGGCAGACTTCCTGTTGCGCCATGGCCGCGAGCAAAGCCTCCTGCAACGCCTTCAGCACGACATTCAACGCCGGGCCAAGCATCGCCATCCCGGCTTCGACGAGCTACCACTCAGTGGGCAGCTGATACTTCTTTCACAACTTTCCAGCCTGCCGCCTGCCAGCATCGAACAGGCCATGCGCCCCGTGTCGCAGCAACGCCTGTCGGCCACCGAATTCACCCGGCAGGTCGCCTACCTGCAAACCCTCAGGAATGCCCTATGA
- a CDS encoding PilZ domain-containing protein, with protein sequence MNMANQRRIQRHQLPYYLNVFNRFTEKPLGFIGNLSEGGLMLISPYPMMLGVSFEMRLKIPGQTGQLRHVDFSAFSLWSSEDVTPGSYDTGFSLVEPPTEIREMVTALHHYFSFQPMLHMPLSHHASSAPDRFTDKDCCLGL encoded by the coding sequence ATGAACATGGCGAACCAGCGTCGTATCCAACGGCATCAGTTGCCGTATTACCTCAATGTATTCAACCGGTTTACCGAAAAGCCGCTTGGTTTTATCGGCAACCTGTCCGAAGGCGGGCTGATGCTGATCAGCCCCTATCCGATGATGCTCGGCGTCAGCTTCGAGATGCGCTTGAAGATTCCGGGCCAGACTGGCCAGCTGCGCCATGTGGACTTCAGTGCGTTCAGCCTGTGGTCAAGCGAGGACGTCACGCCAGGGAGTTACGACACCGGCTTTTCCCTGGTCGAGCCGCCAACCGAAATTCGCGAGATGGTCACCGCGTTGCATCACTACTTCAGCTTTCAGCCGATGCTGCACATGCCGCTGTCGCATCACGCCAGCTCAGCGCCTGATCGATTCACCGACAAGGATTGTTGTCTCGGCCTGTAA
- a CDS encoding RDD family protein has translation MPSILDRQALLDTNLRVETPEGIDLLLRPAGLVPRALAFSIDLAIRAAVLLALFITLGLLGKFGMGLGTLLLFLVQWWYMVLFEVLNQGRTPGKYWLGLRVVHDDGTPVGWSSSLTRNLLRFVDMLPFGYFLGALSCLGHPTFKRLGDLAAGTLVVYQEKPQPRPTLPDAEPATAPLALTLDEQRALISFAERHGSLSAERRLELASILAAPLGTSDENAEAKIHGIARSLVGSP, from the coding sequence TTGCCCTCCATTCTCGACCGACAAGCCCTGCTCGACACAAACCTCCGCGTCGAGACACCCGAGGGCATCGATCTCCTTCTGCGCCCGGCCGGACTGGTGCCACGTGCCCTCGCCTTCTCCATCGACCTGGCGATTCGTGCGGCCGTCCTGCTGGCGCTTTTTATCACCCTTGGACTTCTAGGCAAGTTCGGCATGGGCCTGGGAACACTGCTGCTGTTCCTTGTGCAGTGGTGGTACATGGTGCTTTTCGAAGTACTGAATCAAGGCCGCACCCCTGGCAAATACTGGCTGGGACTGCGCGTCGTGCATGACGACGGCACGCCAGTCGGCTGGTCTTCCTCGCTCACCCGTAATCTGCTGCGATTCGTCGACATGCTGCCATTCGGATATTTCCTCGGCGCCCTGAGCTGCCTTGGCCACCCGACTTTCAAGCGCCTCGGCGATCTGGCGGCCGGCACGCTGGTTGTCTATCAGGAGAAGCCACAGCCACGCCCTACGCTTCCCGATGCCGAGCCGGCCACAGCGCCCCTCGCGCTGACCCTGGACGAGCAGCGCGCACTGATCAGCTTTGCCGAACGCCATGGGAGCCTGTCTGCCGAACGCCGCCTGGAGCTGGCGTCAATTCTGGCCGCCCCCCTTGGGACCAGTGACGAGAATGCCGAAGCGAAAATCCATGGCATCGCCCGCTCGTTGGTGGGCTCGCCATGA
- a CDS encoding DUF4129 domain-containing protein: MQLSDASVSIRPRSPWEALDLGTLLARRHAKLLMATWAAVTLPVFALTSLLLWQHPSIALLLFWWLKPLYERLPLHILSRALFGETPGLRESLKAFPGLLRSQWFASLTWRRLSTTRSFDLPVQQLEGLDGKARTQRVVALSLRNGRAASWLTVVGVHLEGALWLGLLGVLYFLLPAQLVQRWNWEDLLGLSGEWLWLEHLSNLLYVLVLIVWEPIYVACGFSLYLNRRTHLEAWDIELAFRRLRQRLLGTVPMLLLACGLLLWPAQQAAWAAPAAQADEIQPGPESKRLLNQPVTSEAARERIEALLDQPPFQHRETVTRWRLGDGDEAKQPGALARLIERLLQGGSFWHGLDRLAQVLEVLLWTALALLVALVLWRYRDWLRTFGGRMRLPNRRRMAPPEQLFGLDVAPHSLPDDIASEAERLWQLDPRAALALLYRGLLCRLLRDFQLPLKAAHTEGEVLQQVRDLQLDPLSRFAEQLTRHWQQQAYGHRPADEQVRDALCADWRALFVEGGQP, encoded by the coding sequence ATGCAACTGAGTGATGCCAGCGTCTCGATCCGTCCTCGCAGCCCATGGGAAGCCCTGGACCTCGGCACCCTGCTAGCCAGGCGCCACGCGAAGCTGCTGATGGCAACCTGGGCCGCCGTCACGCTGCCGGTTTTCGCGCTGACCAGCCTGCTGCTCTGGCAGCATCCGAGCATCGCGCTGCTGTTGTTCTGGTGGCTGAAGCCGCTTTATGAGCGGCTACCACTGCACATTCTGTCCAGAGCGTTGTTCGGCGAAACGCCCGGGCTCAGAGAAAGCCTGAAGGCGTTTCCCGGCCTGCTGCGGTCGCAGTGGTTCGCCAGCCTGACCTGGCGCCGGCTGAGTACGACACGCAGCTTCGATCTGCCCGTGCAACAACTCGAGGGGCTCGACGGCAAAGCGCGAACGCAGCGCGTGGTTGCCCTGAGTCTGCGCAACGGGCGCGCAGCGAGTTGGCTGACCGTGGTCGGCGTGCATCTGGAAGGCGCACTCTGGCTCGGCCTGCTCGGCGTGCTGTATTTCCTCCTGCCAGCGCAGCTGGTGCAGCGCTGGAACTGGGAAGACCTACTCGGACTAAGCGGCGAATGGCTCTGGCTCGAACACCTGTCCAACCTGCTCTACGTCCTGGTACTGATTGTCTGGGAGCCGATCTACGTCGCCTGCGGCTTCAGCCTCTATCTCAACCGGCGCACACATCTGGAAGCCTGGGATATCGAACTGGCCTTCCGCCGACTGCGTCAGCGCCTGCTCGGTACCGTGCCGATGCTCCTGCTCGCCTGTGGGCTGTTGCTATGGCCGGCGCAACAGGCAGCCTGGGCGGCCCCCGCTGCTCAAGCCGACGAAATCCAGCCAGGCCCGGAAAGTAAGCGCCTGCTCAATCAGCCAGTGACCAGCGAAGCAGCGCGCGAACGAATCGAGGCCTTGCTGGACCAGCCACCCTTTCAACACCGCGAAACGGTAACTCGCTGGCGCCTGGGCGATGGCGACGAGGCCAAACAGCCAGGTGCGCTGGCACGCCTGATCGAACGCCTGCTTCAGGGCGGCTCGTTCTGGCACGGTCTGGACCGTCTGGCGCAGGTTCTCGAGGTTCTGCTCTGGACCGCTCTGGCGCTGCTGGTCGCGCTTGTGCTGTGGCGCTACCGCGATTGGCTGCGTACCTTCGGCGGCCGTATGCGGTTGCCGAACCGGCGCCGCATGGCGCCGCCCGAGCAACTGTTCGGCCTAGATGTCGCCCCGCACAGCCTGCCAGACGATATCGCCAGCGAAGCCGAACGGCTCTGGCAGCTAGACCCGCGCGCGGCGCTGGCGTTGCTCTATCGCGGCTTGCTCTGCCGTCTGCTGCGCGACTTCCAGCTGCCCTTGAAGGCAGCGCACACCGAGGGCGAGGTTCTGCAGCAGGTGCGTGATCTGCAGCTCGACCCGCTGTCGCGATTCGCTGAACAGCTCACCCGCCACTGGCAGCAACAGGCTTACGGGCATCGCCCTGCCGACGAGCAAGTGCGCGACGCGCTGTGCGCCGATTGGCGCGCACTGTTTGTCGAGGGCGGGCAGCCATGA
- a CDS encoding AAA family ATPase, producing MSENTSESNSAAPSANPASQRLRASQLAQALRDELHKAVIGQDEVIDGVLTALIAGGHVLIEGVPGLGKTLLVRALARCFGGEFSRIQFTPDLMPSDVTGHAVYDMQTEQFKLRKGPVFTNLLLADEINRAPAKTQAALLEVMQERQVTLEGKALAVPQPFLVMATQNPIEQEGTYPLPEAELDRFMLMLRMDYPQADEELELVRQVTRSARADMLDVSALRQLVQARDVLALQKIASELPLDDQVLDYAVRLARSTRSWPGLALGAGPRASIALVRGGRARALLRGGEFVTPDDIKGCALAVLRHRVRLSAELDIEGLSVDQVLQQVLGQVAAPRA from the coding sequence ATGAGCGAAAACACCTCCGAATCAAACAGCGCCGCGCCAAGCGCCAACCCTGCGAGCCAGCGTCTGCGAGCCAGCCAGCTAGCCCAGGCGTTGCGCGATGAATTGCACAAGGCGGTGATCGGCCAGGACGAAGTCATTGATGGCGTCCTCACCGCGCTGATCGCTGGCGGCCACGTGCTGATCGAAGGCGTACCCGGACTGGGCAAAACACTGCTGGTACGGGCGTTGGCGCGCTGCTTCGGCGGCGAATTCTCGCGAATCCAGTTCACCCCCGATCTGATGCCCAGCGACGTTACCGGCCATGCGGTCTACGACATGCAGACCGAGCAGTTCAAGCTGCGCAAAGGCCCGGTATTCACCAACCTGCTACTGGCAGATGAAATCAACCGGGCCCCGGCCAAGACCCAGGCCGCGCTGCTCGAGGTGATGCAGGAGCGACAAGTGACCCTGGAAGGCAAGGCCTTGGCCGTGCCGCAACCCTTTCTGGTCATGGCCACCCAGAACCCGATCGAGCAGGAAGGCACCTATCCGCTGCCCGAAGCCGAGCTCGATCGTTTCATGCTGATGCTACGTATGGATTACCCCCAAGCCGACGAGGAGCTGGAGCTGGTGCGCCAGGTCACCCGCTCGGCACGGGCCGACATGCTCGACGTCAGCGCCTTGCGTCAGTTGGTGCAGGCACGCGATGTGCTGGCCTTGCAGAAGATCGCCAGCGAACTACCGCTCGACGATCAGGTTCTGGACTACGCCGTGCGCCTGGCGCGCAGCACACGCAGCTGGCCGGGCCTGGCACTAGGTGCCGGCCCGCGCGCTTCGATCGCCCTGGTTCGCGGCGGGCGCGCCAGGGCCTTGCTGCGCGGCGGCGAATTCGTCACGCCGGACGATATCAAGGGCTGCGCATTGGCCGTACTGCGCCATCGCGTACGGCTCTCCGCGGAGCTTGATATCGAAGGGCTTTCGGTGGACCAGGTGCTGCAGCAGGTGCTCGGCCAGGTGGCGGCTCCGCGCGCATGA
- a CDS encoding stage II sporulation protein M → MKQALFERQHQAEWQEFAIQLDALERGKQSSTQASTFPSAYRQLCQQLALAESRGYSSQLIEQLRQLALRGHQQLYRHRSPLLGRVLGFISGGFARSVREQWRYVLAASLLFYGSLISMAVLVYLYPELVYSILPPEQVAQMEQMYDPDASRLGRFAERGAGDDWLMFGYYVMNNIGIAFQTFASGLLFGLGTLFFLLFNGLTIGAVAGHLSGIGYHQPFWSFVIGHGAFELTAITLAGAAGLQLGVALLAPGRLTRGDALRQAAKRGIQLVGGATLFLLIAAFVEAYWSSMTLATPAIKYIVGALLWLIVAGYFCLTGRGQHATE, encoded by the coding sequence ATGAAGCAGGCCCTATTCGAGCGCCAGCACCAGGCCGAGTGGCAAGAATTCGCCATACAGCTGGACGCGCTTGAGCGCGGCAAACAGAGCAGTACGCAAGCCAGCACATTTCCGAGCGCCTACCGCCAACTCTGCCAACAACTGGCCTTGGCAGAGTCACGCGGTTACAGCAGTCAACTGATCGAGCAATTGCGTCAGCTCGCGCTCCGCGGGCATCAGCAGCTCTACCGCCATCGCAGTCCATTGCTCGGCCGCGTGCTGGGCTTCATCAGCGGAGGTTTCGCCCGCTCGGTCCGTGAACAATGGCGCTACGTGCTGGCCGCCAGCCTGCTGTTCTACGGCAGCCTGATCAGCATGGCTGTACTGGTTTACCTATATCCCGAACTGGTCTACAGCATCCTGCCACCCGAACAGGTCGCCCAGATGGAACAGATGTACGACCCGGACGCCAGCCGCTTGGGGCGTTTCGCCGAGCGAGGCGCTGGCGACGATTGGCTGATGTTCGGCTACTACGTGATGAACAACATCGGCATCGCCTTCCAGACGTTCGCCAGCGGATTGCTGTTCGGTCTCGGCACGCTGTTTTTCCTGCTGTTCAATGGCCTGACCATTGGCGCCGTGGCCGGCCATCTGAGCGGCATCGGCTACCACCAGCCGTTCTGGTCGTTCGTCATCGGTCATGGCGCCTTCGAACTGACGGCAATCACCCTTGCAGGTGCTGCTGGCCTGCAGCTTGGCGTCGCGCTGCTTGCGCCAGGCCGACTGACACGCGGGGACGCGCTGCGTCAGGCAGCCAAACGCGGTATTCAGCTAGTCGGCGGTGCCACGCTTTTTCTGCTGATCGCCGCGTTCGTCGAGGCCTATTGGTCGTCCATGACCCTCGCCACGCCAGCAATCAAGTACATCGTCGGCGCCCTGCTCTGGCTAATCGTGGCCGGTTATTTCTGCCTGACCGGGCGAGGTCAGCATGCAACTGAGTGA
- the sbcB gene encoding exodeoxyribonuclease I, producing the protein MTPSIFWYDFETTGISPSRDRPLQVAGIRTNEALEEIGEPLNIYCRPSDDILPHPAACLITGITPAVLQHKGLCEAEFIQRLHQQLSVPGTCGAGYNSLRFDDEVTRYSLYRNFYDPYAREWQGGNSRWDLIDLVRTAYALRPEGLVWPEEDGRVTLKLERLSVANGLEHLNAHDALSDVRATIALARLVRDRQPRLYDYLYNLRRKQAVLERITLLEPLVHISGRFSAARHFLSVVLPLGWHPRNRNALIVCDLQAEPQPLLQESAETLRQRLYTRRDQLAEGELPVPLKLVHVNKCPVLAPLKVLREADTQRLGLDMSLCQARAAALREQRQVWTEKLDEIYREEGFAGSEDPEQQLYDGFLGDRDRRLCDQVRNMAPADLARHPCRFDDARLEALLFRYRARNFPDALSAEEQSQWRQFCQQRLSDDTYGAPNTLAQFEAGIQQSMVTATPAQQQLLQQWRDYGLSLRARYGLAS; encoded by the coding sequence GTGACTCCAAGCATCTTCTGGTACGACTTCGAAACCACAGGGATTTCGCCCAGCCGCGATCGTCCGTTGCAGGTAGCGGGCATCCGCACCAACGAGGCGCTCGAGGAAATTGGCGAGCCGCTGAACATTTACTGTCGGCCCTCCGACGATATTCTTCCGCATCCTGCCGCATGCCTGATTACCGGCATCACGCCTGCAGTCCTGCAGCACAAAGGATTGTGCGAGGCAGAGTTCATTCAGCGGCTGCATCAGCAACTGTCCGTGCCCGGAACCTGCGGTGCCGGTTATAACAGCCTGCGTTTCGACGACGAGGTGACCCGCTACAGCCTGTACCGCAACTTCTACGACCCTTACGCGCGTGAGTGGCAGGGCGGCAATAGTCGGTGGGACCTGATCGACCTGGTGCGAACCGCTTATGCGCTACGTCCGGAAGGCTTGGTCTGGCCTGAGGAGGATGGCCGGGTGACGCTCAAGCTCGAGCGCCTGAGCGTGGCCAACGGGCTGGAGCACTTGAATGCTCACGATGCGCTGTCTGATGTGCGCGCTACCATCGCTCTGGCCAGGCTCGTTCGTGATCGCCAGCCGCGGCTGTATGACTATCTCTACAACCTGCGACGTAAACAGGCGGTGCTGGAACGGATCACCCTGCTCGAACCGCTGGTGCACATATCCGGCCGTTTTTCAGCTGCGAGGCATTTTCTTTCGGTGGTGCTGCCGCTGGGTTGGCATCCGCGCAACCGCAACGCGCTAATCGTCTGTGATCTGCAGGCCGAGCCCCAGCCTCTCCTGCAGGAAAGCGCCGAAACCTTGCGGCAGCGCCTTTATACCCGCCGTGACCAACTCGCCGAAGGCGAACTGCCGGTCCCGTTGAAGCTGGTACACGTCAACAAGTGCCCGGTACTGGCACCGCTCAAGGTGCTGCGCGAAGCAGATACTCAGCGCCTGGGTCTGGATATGTCGCTCTGCCAGGCGCGCGCTGCTGCATTGCGTGAGCAGCGGCAGGTTTGGACCGAAAAGCTGGACGAGATTTACCGCGAGGAGGGTTTCGCCGGAAGCGAAGACCCGGAGCAACAGTTGTATGACGGCTTTCTTGGCGACCGGGACCGGCGACTGTGCGACCAGGTCCGCAACATGGCACCTGCCGATCTGGCAAGACATCCGTGTCGATTTGATGATGCTCGCCTTGAGGCGCTGTTGTTTCGCTACCGCGCGCGCAACTTTCCCGACGCGTTATCTGCAGAGGAACAATCGCAGTGGCGTCAGTTCTGCCAGCAACGACTGAGCGACGATACGTACGGAGCACCTAACACGCTTGCACAGTTCGAGGCGGGTATCCAGCAATCCATGGTTACCGCCACGCCGGCGCAGCAACAACTGTTACAGCAATGGCGCGACTACGGTCTGAGCCTGCGTGCGCGTTACGGGCTGGCTAGCTAG
- a CDS encoding tetratricopeptide repeat protein, with amino-acid sequence MRTLIIIFLSLVTVGCSSRHASDRHLDAAYQHYEADNCERVMQSLSQAERRSKPRSQVQPEISLLRGQCLERQGLFVDAGETYRFIVDRYPASEYAYRARARLETLRQLGHYHVEPPVVVHPAKR; translated from the coding sequence ATGCGCACCTTGATCATTATTTTTCTGAGTCTTGTGACCGTCGGCTGCAGCAGCCGCCATGCTTCCGATCGCCACCTGGATGCGGCTTACCAGCATTACGAGGCCGACAACTGCGAGCGAGTGATGCAATCGTTGTCGCAGGCGGAACGCCGCAGCAAACCGCGCAGCCAGGTGCAGCCGGAGATTTCCCTGCTGCGGGGGCAATGTCTGGAGCGCCAGGGGCTGTTCGTCGACGCCGGCGAAACCTACCGCTTTATCGTCGACCGCTACCCAGCCAGCGAATACGCCTATCGAGCACGTGCGCGTCTGGAGACGCTTAGGCAGCTGGGCCACTATCATGTCGAGCCGCCTGTTGTGGTTCATCCGGCCAAGCGCTGA
- a CDS encoding DUF58 domain-containing protein, giving the protein MTPSRRLLVALATLVLLAVPLGALTAMGIEAEGWRSAWWGLLLALGMVAVLDARNLKRRPSPSLQRSLSGNLPLGHWSNVQLLVRNEDTHPAELELFDHVPEGMLFEQLPQRIRLQPWEHCQITYRLRPVRRGRFAFQRCDMQLTSPLGLWRSKRQLPLADDTRVYPDFARLHGAGLQAVDVWLNRLGVRQQPRRGLGLEFHQLREFREGDTLRQIDWKATARTRMPIAREYQDEQDQQIVLMLDCGRRMRSQDAELTHFDHALNAGLLLAYAALRQGDAVGVCTFAGEPRYVAPAKGQQQLRVLLNSLYDLQPTQQPADYGAATEQLLARQQRQALVIVLSNLRDEDDAELHAALQRLSRRHRVLLVSLREEVLDHLRVRPVQNLDDALDYCGAQDYLSARQQLHKRLMANGMPVLDVPPCDLGPALVGRYLAWKKTRTL; this is encoded by the coding sequence ATGACTCCATCCCGTCGCCTGCTCGTTGCGCTGGCAACGCTGGTGCTCCTGGCCGTCCCACTTGGCGCGCTCACCGCTATGGGTATCGAAGCCGAAGGTTGGCGCTCTGCCTGGTGGGGGCTTTTGCTGGCATTGGGGATGGTCGCTGTGCTCGACGCACGCAACCTGAAGCGGCGGCCTTCGCCGTCATTGCAACGCAGCCTGTCAGGCAACCTGCCGCTGGGTCACTGGAGCAACGTGCAGCTGTTGGTTCGCAACGAGGACACCCATCCTGCCGAGCTGGAACTGTTCGACCACGTGCCGGAAGGCATGCTTTTCGAGCAGCTGCCGCAACGAATACGCCTGCAACCCTGGGAGCATTGCCAAATCACCTACCGGCTGCGTCCGGTTCGCCGCGGACGCTTTGCCTTCCAGCGCTGCGACATGCAGCTGACCAGCCCTTTGGGCCTATGGCGCAGCAAACGCCAGCTGCCGCTGGCCGATGACACCCGGGTCTACCCCGACTTCGCCCGGTTGCACGGTGCCGGCCTGCAAGCCGTCGACGTCTGGCTGAACCGCCTCGGCGTGCGCCAGCAGCCCAGGCGCGGCCTGGGGCTGGAGTTTCATCAATTACGCGAATTTCGCGAGGGCGATACGTTGCGGCAGATCGACTGGAAAGCCACAGCACGCACCCGAATGCCGATTGCCCGCGAATATCAGGACGAGCAAGACCAGCAGATCGTGCTGATGCTCGACTGTGGCCGTCGTATGCGTAGTCAGGACGCAGAACTTACCCACTTCGATCACGCGCTCAATGCCGGCCTGCTGCTCGCCTACGCCGCGCTGCGCCAGGGCGACGCAGTGGGCGTCTGCACCTTCGCCGGCGAGCCACGATATGTCGCGCCCGCCAAGGGTCAACAACAGTTGCGCGTATTGCTGAACAGCCTCTATGACCTGCAGCCCACCCAGCAGCCAGCTGATTATGGTGCGGCGACCGAACAGCTATTGGCCAGGCAACAGCGCCAGGCGCTGGTGATCGTCCTAAGCAATCTGCGCGACGAAGACGATGCAGAGCTGCATGCCGCTCTGCAGCGACTTTCGCGACGGCATCGCGTGCTGCTGGTGAGCCTGCGCGAAGAAGTGCTGGACCACCTGCGTGTGCGGCCGGTGCAAAATCTGGACGATGCGCTCGACTACTGCGGCGCGCAGGATTACCTGAGCGCACGCCAGCAGCTGCACAAACGCCTTATGGCCAATGGCATGCCAGTGCTGGACGTCCCACCTTGCGATCTGGGACCAGCACTGGTCGGGCGCTATCTGGCATGGAAAAAGACAAGAACGCTGTAG